GGTGTAAGAAAATTAACCATTGCCCTTCCTCCTTTGATTGAAATAATAAAATCCATGAAATTGGATTTTGAAATTAAAGCGTCCTGCCTTTGTCAGATTACAAACGTAAATAAGGCTATGTACTATAAAAGACTGGGTGTAAATAAAATTGTTCCTGATGAATCAATTAACAGGAAGTTTCATGTACTGGAAAGGATCAGCAAGTCCTTTGGGGAGAATGTTGAGGTTATAGCAAACCAGATATGTGCAATAAACTGCGTATACCGTATGTTTCATTATAATATGGTATCTGAAAATCCCTTTGGGAATGTAAGTAATACCAGCATAAACTATTACGAACACAGGTGTATTCGTCAGAGATATGAGGATATAAGCAACCTTCTCAAGCTTTCATGGATTAGACCTGAGGACCTCAATTTGTATACCGACATAGGGATAAACAGATTTAAAATACAGGGAAGACATACCTTTATGAAGGGTGGAGATCCTGTTAGAACAGTTTCATATTATTTCAAAGAGGATTATGACGGTAATTTAATGGATTTGCTAAATATGTTTTCAACACTTAACAATTTTAATGCGTATTTGGATAATAAGAAACTGGATGGCTTTATAAAACCATTTTACGAAAAAGAAGAGTTCTGCAAAAATGACTGCCAGGAGTGCAATTATTGCGGGGCATACAT
This region of Clostridium sp. BNL1100 genomic DNA includes:
- a CDS encoding U32 family peptidase codes for the protein MIKYFSMPADFKNETIDGYHKLNQQYDHAKVVETYGSLTKGKIVGSGRLVEQMLETDFVDLYNYIKYSKQHNIDFNYTLNATHMHNMEFSEDGILELKTFLWNLYDTGVRKLTIALPPLIEIIKSMKLDFEIKASCLCQITNVNKAMYYKRLGVNKIVPDESINRKFHVLERISKSFGENVEVIANQICAINCVYRMFHYNMVSENPFGNVSNTSINYYEHRCIRQRYEDISNLLKLSWIRPEDLNLYTDIGINRFKIQGRHTFMKGGDPVRTVSYYFKEDYDGNLMDLLNMFSTLNNFNAYLDNKKLDGFIKPFYEKEEFCKNDCQECNYCGAYIKKAVDMEKTTAMKDLYDKFYNEYDQFNRCVNSVNVKEFGGNNDVDIEFDFM